One genomic region from Phragmites australis chromosome 1, lpPhrAust1.1, whole genome shotgun sequence encodes:
- the LOC133929033 gene encoding DNA mismatch repair protein MLH1 → MVQRARTPKPFASPVPTFSATAVMDVDDPSPPRIRRLEESVVNRIAAGEVIQRPSSAVKELVENSLDAGASTVSVTVKDGGLKLIQVSDDGHGIQFEDLPILCERHTTSKLSAYEDLQTITSMGFRGEALASMTYVGHVTVTTITEGQLHGYRVSYKDGVMENEPKPCAAVKGTQVMVENLFYNMVARRKTLQNSNDDYPKIVDFICRFAVHHINVNFSCRKHGANRADVHSASTSSRLDAIRNVYGASVVRDLMEIEVSDDNAADAVFKMDGYISNANYVAKKITMILFINDRLVDCTALKRAIEFVYSATLPQASKPFVYMSINLPPKHVDVNIHPTKKEVSLLNQECIIEIIKNAIEEKLRNSNTTRIFQTQAVNSTTLTQANTQKEKGTEVKMTSGVKSQKTPVSQMVRTDPRNPSGRLHSYWHGQSSKLEKKSDLVSIRNVVRSRRNPKDAGDLSSRHELLMEIDSHCHPGLLDVVKNCTYVGLADEVFALIQHSTRLYLVNVVNVSKELMYQQVLCRFGNFNAIQLSEPAPLQELLMMALKDDELMDDENDEEKLEIAEVNSEILKENAEMINEYFSIHVDKDGNLTRLPVVLDQYTPDMDRLPEFVLTMGNDVTWDDEKECFRTAAAAIGNFYALHPPILPNPSGSGIQLYKKNKDCMESGEPVDNTDEDEIDQELLAEAETAWSQREWTIQHILFPSMRLFLKPPTSMATDGTFVQVASLEKLYKIFERC, encoded by the exons ATGGTACAGCGCGCGCGAACTCCAAAGCCCTTCGCCTCCCCCGTCCCCACCTTCTCAGCCACGGCGGTCATGGACGTCGACGACCCGTCGCCGCCGCGCATCCGGCGGCTGGAGGAGTCGGTGGTGAACCGCATCGCGGCGGGGGAGGTGATCCAGCGGCCGTCGTCGGCGGTGAAGGAGCTCGTCGAGAACAGCCTCGACGCCGGCGCCTCCACCGTCTCCGTCACCGTCAAGGACGGTGGACTCAAGCTCATACAGGTTTCCGACGACGGCCACGGCATCCAG TTTGAGGATTTGCCAATATTGTGTGAAAGGCATACTACCTCAAAGTTATCCGCATATGAGGATCTGCAGACCATAACATCTATGGGGTTCAGAGGGGAGGCCTTGGCCAGTATGACTTATGTCGGCCATGTTACTGTGACAACAATAACTGAGGGCCAACTTCACGGCTACCG TGTTTCTTATAAAGATGGGGTAATGGAGAATGAGCCAAAACCCTGTGCTGCAGTTAAAGGAACTCAAGTCATG GTCGAAAATTTATTTTACAATATGGTAGCTCGTAGAAAAACATTGCAGAACTCCAATGACGACTACCCCAAGATTGTAGACTTCATTTGCCGGTTCGCAGTCCATCACATCAACGTGAACTTCTCTTGCAGAAAG CATGGAGCCAATAGAGCAGATGTTCATAGTGCAAGTACATCTTCTAGGCTGGATGCTATAAGGAATGTCTATGGGGCTTCCGTCGTTCGTGATCTGATGGAAATAGAGGTTTCAGATGACAATGCTGCTGATGCAGTCTTCAAGATGGATGGCTACATCTCTAATGCAAATTATGTGGCAAAGAAGATCACGATGATCCTTTTCATAAATG ATAGGCTTGTAGACTGCACTGCTTTAAAAAGAGCTATTGAATTTGTGTACTCGGCAACGTTGCCTCAAGCATCCAAACCCTTCGTATACATGTCGATCAATCTTCCGCCAAAACATGTGGATGTCAATATACACCCAACTAAAAAAGAG GTTAGCCTCTTGAATCAAGAGTGtattattgaaataattaaAAATGCTATTGAGGAAAAGCTGAGGAATTCTAATACCACAAGGATATTCCAAACTCAG GCAGTAAACTCCACAACACTTACTCAAGCCAACACACAGAAGGAAAAGGGTACTGAGGTCAAAATGACATCTG GAGTGAAATCTCAAAAGACTCCTGTAAGCCAAATGGTCAGAACTGATCCACGCAATCCATCTGGGAGATTGCACTCTTACTGGCACGGGCAATCGTCAAAGCTGGAAAAGAAATCTGACCTTGTTTCTATAAG AAATGTTGTAAGATCAAGGAGAAATCCAAAAGATGCTGGTGATTTATCTAGTCGTCATGAGCTTCTTATGGAAATAGATTCTCACTGCCATCCTG GTCTTTTAGATGTTGTTAAGAATTGCACATATGTTGGACTCGCTGACGAAGTTTTCGCTTTGATACAGCACAGTACCCGtttataccttgtcaatgtGGTAAATGTTAG TAAAGAACTCATGTACCAGCAAGTTCTGTGCCGTTTTGGAAACTTCAATGCTATACAGCTTAGCGAACCAGCTCCTCTTCAGGAGTTGCTGATGATGGCACTGAAAGATGATGAATTAATGGATGATGAAAATGATGAGGAGAAATTGGAGATTGCAGAA GTTAACTCTGAGATACTTAAAGAAAACGCTGAGATGATTAATGAGTACTTCTCTATTCACGTTGATAAAGATGGGAACCTGACCAGGCTTCCAGTTGTACTTGATCAGTACACCCCTGATATGGATCGTCTACCAGAATTTGTGCTGACTATGGGGAATGAT GTCACCTGGGACGATGAGAAAGAGTGCTTCAGAACGGCAGCAGCTGCTATTGGGAACTTCTATGCACTCCATCCTCCCATCCTTCCGAATCCATCTGGTAGTGGTATTCagttatacaagaaaaataaagattGCATGGAGAGTGGTGAGCCTGTTGATAATACAG ATGAAGATGAAATTGATCAAGAACTACTTGCGGAAGCAGAAACAGCATGGTCTCAACGCGAGTGGACCATTCAGCATATCTTGTTTCCATCCATGCGACTTTTCCTCAAGCCCCCAACGTCAATGGCAACAGATGGGACGTTTGTTCAG GTTGCTTCTCTGGAGAAGCTTTACAAGATTTTTGAGAGATGTTAG
- the LOC133929048 gene encoding serine/arginine-rich splicing factor SR45-like, which yields MAKPRRGRSGSRSSSGSSSRSISSGSVSSRSRSRSSSSSSPSRSRSPPAPRRSSPGARKGRSPSPPPKKGSPSRKGRSPSPPPKKASPPRKASPLPESVVLHIDHLSRNVNEAHLKEIFGNFGEVVNVELAMDRLVNLPRGYGYIEFKKKTDAEKALLYMNGAQIDGNVVRLRFTLQPRQRAPSPMKAPPPPKRDAPQNEKAASSAEKDAQQRPREPSPRRKPASPPRKRSPNRRAESPRRPPDPSPRHRPDSPPVRRRADPSPVRRGDTPPRRRPLSPVRRRSPSPPPRRHRSPMRPSPRRGRGSPSPRRRSPGPLRRRSPPPRRLRSPPRRPPPPRRYSRSPPRRPLHSRSRSISPRRGRGPPLRRGKSDSSYSRSPSPPRKGPRRVSRSRSPRRPPRGRSISSDSRSSSSPSPRRR from the exons ATGGCGAAGCCTCGTCGCGGCCGCTCCGGCTCGCGCTCCTCCTCCGGATCTTCCTCCCGCTCCATCTCCTCCGGCTCCGTCTCGTCCCGCTCGCGCTCccgctcgtcgtcgtcgtcctccccgTCCCGGAGCCGCTCCCCTCCCGCACCCAGGCGCAG CTCACCTGGAGCACGGAAAGGTCGATCACCTTCACCACCTCCTAAAAAAGGTTCACCCTCAAGGAAAGGCCGTTCACCATCTCCGCCACCTAAAAAGGCTTCACCTCCTAG GAAAGCGTCTCCTCTTCCTGAGTCGGTTGTTCTCCACATTGATCATTTGTCAAGGAATGTTAATGAGGCTCACTTGAAAGAGATATTTG GAAACTTTGGTGAAGTGGTGAATGTGGAGCTAGCAATGGACCGATTG GTTAATCTTCCTCGTGGGTATGGATATATTGAATTCAAGAAGAAAACTGATGCTGAGAAGGCTCTTCTTTACATGAATGGT GCGCAAATTGATGGAAATGTTGTTAGGTTGAGATTCACTCTTCAACCACGCCAAAGGGCTCCTTCACCTATGAAggctcctccccctccaaaaaGAGATGCTCCTCAGAATGAGAAAGCTGCTAGCAGTGCTGAAAAGGATGCTCAGCAGCGTCCTAGGGAAC CATCTCCACGAAGAAAGCCAGCTTCACCTCCACGAAAGCGATCTCCAAATAGAAGGGCCGAGTCACCCAGGCGTCCACCTGACCCATCACCTAGGCATCGTCCTGATTCTCCACCTGTTCGTCGTCGAGCAGATCCTTCCCCTGTCAGGCGTGGTGACACACCTCCTCGCCGCAGACCACTATCTCCAGTTAGAAGGCGTTCTCCTTCTCCACCACCTAGAAGGCATAGGTCACCGATGCG TCCTTCACCTAGGAGGGGTCGTGGCAGTCCTTCACCACGCAGACGCTCCCCTGGGCCTCTTAGACGCCG gtcACCACCCCCAAGGCGGTTGAGGAGTCCACCAAGAAGGCCACCACCTCCACGTCGTTATAGTCGTtcccctcctcgccgccctcTCCACTCACGGTCCAGATCAATAtctcctagaag GGGTCGAGGACCTCCATTGAGGCGTGGAAAGTCAGATTCATCATATTCTCGATCACCCAGTCCTCCAAGAAAG GGGCCAAGAAGGGTGTCAAGGAGTCGCAGCCCTAGGAG GCCTCCTAGAGGAAGAAGCATCTCTAGTGACAGTCGGAGTAGCAGTTCACCTTCCCCTAGGCGCAGGTAG